One Planctomycetia bacterium genomic window carries:
- a CDS encoding heavy-metal-associated domain-containing protein, with protein sequence MLRQFTILAAIATIFFWTNLAQAESKIEVKQLHMCCSGCSEEVENILKKVDGLTDIQVTRKTRTATFSAPSSSVAQKALDALAEDGFYGEVNDKGIAFKADSGVKKEKVTSLTLTGFHNTCPGCVKSFRVALKKVDGVTGDDCKPSVTTCTVKGNFDAAALVEALNKEGFHVKVKQ encoded by the coding sequence ATGCTTCGGCAATTCACAATCTTGGCGGCTATCGCTACCATCTTTTTCTGGACTAATCTTGCTCAAGCTGAGTCCAAGATCGAAGTCAAACAACTGCACATGTGTTGTAGCGGTTGCTCTGAAGAAGTAGAGAACATCCTGAAAAAGGTCGACGGCTTAACGGATATACAGGTTACCAGGAAAACTCGAACAGCAACATTCTCTGCACCCAGTTCTTCCGTTGCCCAGAAAGCTCTTGATGCTTTGGCAGAGGATGGTTTCTATGGTGAGGTAAACGACAAAGGCATCGCCTTCAAGGCTGACAGTGGCGTGAAGAAAGAGAAAGTAACATCGCTCACACTGACTGGTTTCCACAACACCTGCCCAGGATGCGTGAAATCCTTCCGCGTCGCTCTCAAGAAAGTGGATGGAGTGACTGGTGATGACTGCAAGCCTTCAGTCACCACGTGTACCGTGAAGGGAAACTTCGATGCTGCGGCTTTGGTCGAAGCACTCAACAAGGAAGGGTTTCACGTCAAAGTGAAGCAATAG